Within the Phaseolus vulgaris cultivar G19833 chromosome 9, P. vulgaris v2.0, whole genome shotgun sequence genome, the region aataattaatgagtttaatattttgtagattgtatttttttttttttacattaggATGTCactctaaatttaattaatctCTAGAATGATTGATTTGTAAGTTACGgtttgattttaattatatatttaacttGAATTAAGAAGTTGACTTTTAAGgttaattcaatcttataaaattgatttataaggtgagatttgtaTTCACTTATATAATATGAGATGTCATTACTCGTATGTGGAACTATATAATGGATAATCGGATAGCGATAGGTTATCAATTGAAGGCTAATTCTTCCTGGATTAATTGTGATTTGCACCCAACACCTGTATAGGAAATATCTATTTTGTCTTTAATCTTCTGGATATCCATATTCGCAATACAAATAAGAAAGTTCTGGATATATAAGTCTGAAACTGAGATGTGTCTTCTAGATATAACTATCCACTATCTTATTTGGACACACAAATGTTTTTTAAACACTAAGatccaaaagtttttttttctcattccgAATGTAAAAATTCAGAAGATGTGATAAGGGTAGTTtagagttttaaaataaatgttggGTGCAAATCACAATTGATCGATGGAGGAAGAATTAATCCCAATTGAACttgtgtttaaaaaattataccaCAGAAAAGCCCTATAATTGCATAATTTGTAGGTAgttaattaatttgtttaactAAAAGGAAGTTATTAGGGGTGTTTAGTTGGTGAATATTTTCCAAAAGGATACTTGCGTAAAAGCATTTTTTTACAGTAGAGAATATGAGAATTTCCATTTCAACGCAATTGTGAATACAAAGATAAATGGAGTGAAAAACTTATAAATGTATTCACCCTTTAATTTGTCACGTATAAATTCAGTAATTTTACTTATAAATCTTTCATATAATTTATCATAaccaataattaaaataagGTGTTAAGCAATATTGAAGAGTTTCTTGTCAGCATTCTCCTTGCACCAAGCAAACCTTAGCAATCACCTTTATATAAGCCAcgttgtaaaaaaaaatttgagagCACCTCTCATTGTCTTAAATTAAGATCACAAAATGAGTGTTGAGTTTGTGCAGAAGAAGATGGGAAAAGAATAGGAAATTCTACAGAATAATTTTgaagatcttacaaagttcgATGAGCGTCAAAGGGAGGATTTAAGATTCAAAATAAGCAAAAGAAGAGTAAGGATGGCAAGAATACCGCCAGAGGAACCAATAACTCTGTAAATCCAGTAACGATCAAAGCCAGCAAGGGTTCGATCGAGAAAAGCCGATGAAACTATGCCGAAAATCAGTACAAGTAAGAGAAAAGGCAAAAAGGCATCAACGTTCAAGGGTTGGTCTTCGTCTTCCAACTCACACTCCGCTTTTCGGTCTATGTAGAGAGGAGAAGCCACAGCCAGAAGCACCAACCCTATAGCAGCCAATCTCTCGTATGAAGAAAATCTGCTACCCCTTCTGCAACCTCCAATTTCCATTCACGGTATTCTCTCTCTGCCTAACTTTGTTTCTGCTAGAGAGGTTCTGCACTGCAACTGTTCTGAATAAACCATCCAAATCTCAATTTCAACgttaattttaaaaagcttCAGCTACACTcacctttacttttttttattcaagtaaTATTGGTAATAAACAAAAGTTTTAGGATCTTATATCTATTAAGCCGAGATACTCTCTATTGACGTGTTCGTGTTGAACATCCGGATGGACATGACACTCGTATGATAATTATAGGATATGTATAgggtgaagtgtccaattcaaaaatatttatttaatttttgataattttagtacaaatctaatataattttaaaaataagaaatacattaattttctaaaaatttaaatttattatataaacttttattatgattataaaaataataaacaaataattttgaatcagtcataaaaaatatatttttctaaaaaaaaattgaaacatacttagtgcacataaatatttattatcaatttataaaatttataattatataatatatatatgttcaataTCCTATACTTTagatattatacatattttttatatatgagtGAGTGTTTATGCTACATAGGTTATATCACTATTTTTAACATCATATACAACATATCTCTTACTTTTTGGATTTGAattatctaaaattttaattattttaatttttaagcttttatttgaaaattgaaataaatagaaCATTGAGGTGTGTTTTTGTGtctgaattatttttaaacaggGAAGAATCTGGCTCAGACAAGAAATATAGAAACTCAATAAGTTAATAAAAACTCTAGCTTCAAGATAACAAAGTGACAAATTCAATTACACTAGCAAAGTGAACAATTTACTTAAACTAGATCAAATGTTTGTTTAACCTAGTGAGTTAGACAAAAGTTTTGCTTAAGAGAATTAGGTGGTTTGATCAAGCTTGCGGAGATATGAAAAGctcatgaatattttatttagattatGTAGAATTCATATAAATAAAGACTTACAACAGGATTTTAGATAAAGTttgttttatttgtatattattataaaaatcataGGTTATTTAACTACAAATTTAAAGTTATTGCCTTGGATACCGTTAAGAAAAACACTGCAACTTTTTTCTATGCTGAAAGATGATCAAGATATAAAGTGCAGCCGTGGTACCAGAAGTGGTTTGTTAGTGATAAAGTTGGAGTTATTACATTGTAATATTGTAGAGATATAAATAGGATTCTCCATTAATAAAGCATAATATTCGCTGCACTGCTTAAATTTATGTGGAAtctgatgccttttctgcagtGGATGGATGTCCGTGCAATATCAATTGTAAAGAAATGCAGAAGCTTCGTAGAAGCTTCATAATGTGCTAGCCTTATAGGGTCATAGAAATATTTAGCTCCAGTAAAGAAAACTAGAGGAAATTTACAACGCAACTTTcgtgtttttttataaaattagatcatttttagaaaaaattacataaaaatgaGTAAGTCGTATTTAAGgagatgattttgaaaaaaaaagttgtgcTTGTAAGTCGTACTTTTATAAGATGGGTGTAAATTTTTTGtgctttttatattaaattaaatattttaaaaaaaaattacataaaaaatgaGTAAGTCATATTTGAGgagatgattttgaaaaaaaaaagttgtgctGGTAAATAGACTTCcgttgagttttttttttagaaatagtGCATTTAATGATGCAATTATCTTAAGTCGTGTTTTCCAGTATCTTTAtaaaagaacaataaaaaatattcaattttttttctattgtaattaTGATAATAAAGTAATTTCATACAACTTCTCTTGAATTTAGAGTatgaaaatacatattttatttaattgtattataataataaagtttCATGATCAGAATCGTATTTAACATAACTATATAAAACATGTAGAGATTCTTAGTTTTTTCATTAAGAAAAAACTTATTCAAATATTTGATCTGAAAATCAACTAATAGATATTCGTAGTAAAATTGTGAAGCCTAGAAGATTATTAGAAGTTGTGAATGTATGACATTCACTTTTACCAACTTTCAGGAGATtattattaagataaatatatttgattgaCTAACTTATAAGTTTCTTTAAAATGTTGTATAACCGGATcctctttaatttagtcatttaaactttttttatttagttcttGATATGAATGAAAAATCATAAAGTGGATTAGTTTTCAATTAAAAGTGTTATCACAATGCAAGTCACTGGATACTTGAGCAGTGAATTGGGATTGTGCCATCCGATGTTGAAATCCGGTCACAAAATATAGTCCTTTTCATTCCTCCTCAGGATGTCTCTTTTACGTTTAACTGAAAATTGCAAAAGTTATCATGCTTTTTAAGATAAATGAAAGTTTAAATGAATGAATTACATAGCATGATTACTGGTGGATTATATATAATCCAGCTCCTTATTCAATGATCATAGGTTTATGGACATGAAAAAAATACCTTAGgattaaaagaaaacaatggTATGTTTGTactgaaaaaataaaacaaaataaattgtgACTGTGGTGGCTTGATCTTTCCACAGCAAACTCCATAACTCTACAATCCTTGGAATCATAAGCTGGAAAATTGCGTTGCCTAGAACTACCATAATTAGATGGAATCATCAATAACAACTTATATGAATCAATAAACAGCCAGAGGCACAAATAAACTCTACCATCACCTATTTAGCACCACCAGACGTCCTTGACTTGTTCCCTAGAAGCCGTCTCATCCACTTCTTCTGTGAAGTAGAAAAATTAGAAGCTTGTAATGGTGTTGCAAGACCTTGCTGAGATTGCTCTGTGGTTGGAAGCTCAGCAGGGATTGCAGCAGCAGTGCTGGTAAATGCATTTAGAACCAAGAATGCTAGAATGGGGGAGAGATCCAGTGTTCCTCCCAGAGGGGGAATAAGTCCACGGAATATGTTCAGGTATGGGTCACATATGGTGCTGAATGAAACAATAATCATTTTATTTGACATTTCAAAATTCTTGAAATCAAATCTGCTCCACTATCTATCATTAAGCATGTAACAGTGAAATGTCAAAGGATCCTGATCTATCCCCATACCCAAAAACAAAGTGGTAAATCATATTATGGTTTATGTTTGGTGCATGAGTGGCCCTAGGTTTATATACACTAAGATAACAAACCAGTCTCAGCATAAAAAGTTTTCAGTTCAATCCTCATCATCCTGTATAAAGACAAATTTCAGTTGCTATAAATACTGTAGAGACCAATACAACCAATAAAAAAGTATTGCTGATGTAACTTTTAAGGTAATTATAATAAGAATTAACAAATTGAACATTTATAACAATTAAAACTAGACACAGTACATATTCTATTTACTTTTGAAAATAACCACCTATAAAAGTTAAAAGTAGAACTAAGTCTTATATTCTTGagtttaatttttatacaaTGTTAACCTAAGAAGTTTTATACTAtcaattaaataaagaaaaatcggGATAAATGTTATTTCAAGATGCTTGATTTATAGATGTCAATCTGTGATATGATATGATAACATGATACAGCAATTGAAcaaaataatactaataaagGAGGGTAACTCACCTGAGGGGACTAACAATGGAAGGAGGAGCGTTGGGAAACCATGTCAAAACAAGCCTAACAATGAGCAAGGTGTTGTAAATGTTCAAGAAATTCGAAACCCCATTAGCCACAACTAACCCTGCCACGGAATCCCCTGGTAAAACAGCAGCAAAATTATGATTACCCACCGATCTCACGCTACCGTGCTTCCGAATCTGAACCCAAACACAACAAGGCTTCACATTATTTTTGCCAGATAAAAATAGAACCAAAAAGACGAAAGTATAGAAGCACCTGGACGCATAGGGTGTGAAATTGGGATTGGAGAGAGATGATTTTGTTGAGGAAGGGGTTCTGAGAAGCGAGGGTGtggagaagggtgaaaaaatGGTCAGCGGCAGTGGTGAATGAGGTGTGGAGTTGAGGCGGAGAGAGGAAAGTGGTGAAGTTGGAATTGGGAAGCGTGAGAAAGGGAATTGCAAAGGGTATTTGAGGGTTTCCCCAACAATGAGAAACCTTCTTAGTCTTCTCTATCTCCGTGGAGGAGTCATTAGTGTTGTTGGCACCCATTTTAGTTTGGGTTCAGTTCAGGAAAGGAAACTCCAACCTCCTTCTATTCTATCTTACATCAACCTCTGGAGCACAAATAGGATAACCTTATCTTCTCTCTCCTTCTCCAAATTCATTTCATGTAAACTCATTAGCCTTTTTTATTGTAACCATATTTAAACcatgtaaaaatatatattacttaTTTTACTGAAATTATTAGCTTCAATTTTGTTCAATTCGTATTTATAAAACTCATTGTACATTGAATGAAGTGAAAgagtagagagagaaagaaaaataaaatgtttatagttagatataaaagaaatttacTTTTACCGTCGGTTTGGTTAGGAATTCGAACCACTCGATCACGATAAGAAGGTCATCTGATGACACATGGTCGACCGATTCATGACGACAAGTCATGGGTTGACAAAATCAGTAAGGTTAATCCATAATTAAGAATTGTTTAGCACAACCTTAAACATAAATCAACCTGTAATTCGGTCCACCAATGAAGTctcattaaggtaatataaataacacatattTCAAGAATCAGTATATCATTATCTACTGTACTCTAACAACCGAGTGCCGACACTTTaattgacttgatcgtcaaaATCCCGCAGATACCATCCCAGTCTGTACGATCAAATGACAGAAAGGAGGAAGGTGAAACAGGAAGTTGAGAGTGACAACTATCAATAGAAGGGAGCAATCATTCTCTAGTCCTCAATCTCCATTCTAGaacaaaaagtaataaaaatgattttttttaatcttttatataATAAACAGTAATAATtagcaaacaaataaaaaaacattaaattaaataaatattataataaaaatacatttaattatttatccgTTTCTCATGTATATCTAATTTATTTGCTTCTTACCTTGACATTTATCCGTTGGTGGCGGCCAGTTGTGTAAATGGACGTGTCAAATCTTGATTGGGGGTGTTTGAAATATTCAACTAAGGCCTCTACCGTGCGAAATTAGCAGGTAACATGAAAAATTGGTGGTTCACAAATCCTTCTCTCCTCTCGGATTATGGCTACTCGTTTCGTCACATTTCCTCTCGCCGCGCAACCCAAGCTCTGCTTCAATTACACACCCAACCATGCTGTCCAATTCATTTCTCCGACCAAAAGACGTCGCAACCGCAAAAGTAACCGCCACAGCCATGAGATTCTCCGTCCATCATTCGCAGTATGCAGTTCCCTCCGGACCGAGATTGGCTCACCGGAATCCGCTTTTGTCCGAGtccagagagagagaaaagacttgCTGGTTCTGCTTGACGTCACCGGCATGATGTGCGGTGCGTGCGTCTCCCGAGTCAAGAATATCTTGTCCGCTGACGAACGAGTCGACTCGGTCGTGGTCAACATGCTCACCGAGACCGCCGCTGTTAATCTGCACAGGGTCGAGGAGGAACCGGCCAGCGTCGCCGAGAGCCTCGCACGGAGACTGGGCGACTGCGGATTTCCGACGAAGCGGAGAGCGTCGAGTTCTGGAGTGACCGAAAACGTGAGGAAGTGGAAGGAATTGGTGAAAAAGAAGGAGGAATTGGTCGCTAAGAGTCGAGGCCGCGTCGCGTTCGCTTGGACATTGGTCGCATTGTGTTGTGGATCGCACGCTTCGCATATCTTTCACTCTTTGGGGATCCACATTGCTCACGGTAGTACTCGAATGGAGCGTGCAAAGTTCGTTATTCGCTATTCAGCTACAATATGCTTAAACGCAAATAAACCAAGCGGGAAGCGCAATTTGTAAACGCTTTCTTGTAGTCTTTTAACTTGCTTTCTATGTGCAGGATCGCTTTGGGAGATTCTTCATAGTTCGTACGTGAAAGGTGGTTTAGCTTTGGCGGCTCTATTGGGTCCAGGACGAGGttagttcttctttcttttccctTCTTGATACACAGCAG harbors:
- the LOC137821289 gene encoding ylmG homolog protein 2, chloroplastic: MGANNTNDSSTEIEKTKKVSHCWGNPQIPFAIPFLTLPNSNFTTFLSPPQLHTSFTTAADHFFTLLHTLASQNPFLNKIISLQSQFHTLCVQIRKHGSVRSVGNHNFAAVLPGDSVAGLVVANGVSNFLNIYNTLLIVRLVLTWFPNAPPSIVSPLSTICDPYLNIFRGLIPPLGGTLDLSPILAFLVLNAFTSTAAAIPAELPTTEQSQQGLATPLQASNFSTSQKKWMRRLLGNKSRTSGGAK
- the LOC137822237 gene encoding uncharacterized protein; the encoded protein is MEIGGCRRGSRFSSYERLAAIGLVLLAVASPLYIDRKAECELEDEDQPLNVDAFLPFLLLVLIFGIVSSAFLDRTLAGFDRYWIYRVIGSSGGILAILTLLLLILNLKSSL